The proteins below are encoded in one region of Hordeum vulgare subsp. vulgare chromosome 3H, MorexV3_pseudomolecules_assembly, whole genome shotgun sequence:
- the LOC123439895 gene encoding uncharacterized protein LOC123439895 isoform X1, whose amino-acid sequence MSLRRSFMSRFRSLPHRGLRTANVELASVLIPIVAASRTPRCRCGGCFCPGSGHCRIQDSASPLRSEVTATVSLPAPVPLSTRRLLGNKYAFTWSSCCKMKGRENRDDEGRRPARARSQLYYSICHFKRWSISWKLERDPLLNDKSTILVSMSTGRF is encoded by the exons ATGTCGTTGCGCAGGTCATTTATGTCCCGGTTCCGGTCATTGCCACATCGAGGACTCCGCACCGCCAATGTGGAGCTCGCTTCTGTCTTGATTCCGATCGTTGCCGCATCGAGGACTCCACGCTGCCGTTGCGGAGGTTGCTTTTGTCCCGGTTCTGGtcattgtcgcatccaggactccGCGTCGCCGCTGCGGAG CGAAGTAACCGCAACAGTGAGCCTCCCAGCACCCGTGCCTCTTTCGACTCGTCGACTCCTCGGCAACAAATATGCCTT CACATGGAGCTCGTGTTGTAAAATGAAAGGTAGAGAGAACCGAGACGATGAAGGCCGACGCCCAGCTCGAGCAAGAAGTCAGCTCTACTATTCTATTTGTCATTTTAAGAGATGGTCCATATCTTGGAAACTGGAAAGAGACCCATTACTGAATGATAAATCAACAATTCTGGTTTCCATG TCAACTGGTCGCTTCTAG
- the LOC123439895 gene encoding uncharacterized protein LOC123439895 isoform X2 yields the protein MSLRRSFMSRFRSLPHRGLRTANVELASVLIPIVAASRTPRCRCGGCFCPGSGHCRIQDSASPLRSEVTATVSLPAPVPLSTRRLLGNKYAFTWSSCCKMKGRENRDDEGRRPARARSQLYYSICHFKRWSISWKLERDPLLNDKSTILVSMGFY from the exons ATGTCGTTGCGCAGGTCATTTATGTCCCGGTTCCGGTCATTGCCACATCGAGGACTCCGCACCGCCAATGTGGAGCTCGCTTCTGTCTTGATTCCGATCGTTGCCGCATCGAGGACTCCACGCTGCCGTTGCGGAGGTTGCTTTTGTCCCGGTTCTGGtcattgtcgcatccaggactccGCGTCGCCGCTGCGGAG CGAAGTAACCGCAACAGTGAGCCTCCCAGCACCCGTGCCTCTTTCGACTCGTCGACTCCTCGGCAACAAATATGCCTT CACATGGAGCTCGTGTTGTAAAATGAAAGGTAGAGAGAACCGAGACGATGAAGGCCGACGCCCAGCTCGAGCAAGAAGTCAGCTCTACTATTCTATTTGTCATTTTAAGAGATGGTCCATATCTTGGAAACTGGAAAGAGACCCATTACTGAATGATAAATCAACAATTCTGGTTTCCATG GGATTTTATTAA